GCCGACCTGACCGAACGACTTGCCCACCACCGACTCGTCGGGGCAGGAAACGATCTCCGCGTCGAAGAAGTCCCGATGCCACGCACGCGGGCCGAACTTGCTGTCGTAGTCCTTCCGGAACTGCCGGCGGTACTCCTCGTCGCGCATGAGCTCGTTGCGCTCGACTTCGTCCTTGAGGTGCAGTGCGGCCGCCCCGGCGCCGAATTCCTCGAAGACGACCAGGTCGATCCCGTCGGCGTACACCTCGAACGGCACCGGAAGGTGCTGGAAGCGGAAGTCGCCGCCGAGTCGATTCACCAGAGCCGCCAATCCGCTGGTCAACCAGATGGTTCCCGGCGCCGACTTCATGTCCGCGGCCGCCAGCAGGCTGGTCTTCAGGTGGCGCCGGCGGATTCCCAGCGACTGCAGTGCTTGGGAGACGATGTTCTGTGGGTGACTGATGTCGGGACCGGACTGCAGGACGCGACCGGTACGCCGCAACAACGACTTGAGCCTACGCAGTTCGCGGCCCTTGGCGTAGGTGGACGGCAGCGTACGGGACCGGCAGGTGTCTCCGTCGATCTTGTCGAAAAGTAGTTGCTGCGAGGACATTCCGAGGAATCCGGCGTCCAGCGCCTCGTCCAGCATCTGTTCCATCCGGGCCTGTTCGGCGGCGGTGGGCTTGACGTCCTCGCGGGTGGCCCGATCCAGGCCCATCACCGATGTCCGCATGTCGGAGTGGCCGATGAAGGCCGTCACGTTGGGGCCGAGTGGCAGCGACTCCAGGGCGTCGATGTATTCCTGCGGATTCGTCCACGACTTGTGCTCACCGACGATGCGGACCACGTGCTCATGCGGGATCGCCTCAACCCGCCCGAACAGGTCGGCGGCTTCGCCGGCGCTGACATGCACGGTGGACAGCGAGCACGACCCCATCACGATGGTGGTGACGCCGTGACGCACGGACTCCGACAGCTCCGGCGCGGCCAGCACCTCGGCGTCGTAGTGGGTGTGGATGTCGATGATGCCCGGAATCACCCATTTGCCCTCGGCGTCGATGACGTTCGGGCAGCCTTCGGTATCCAGCGGAGTGGGGGTGACAGCCGCCACGCGGCCGTCGCGTATCCCGATGTTGCGGATGGCCGAGGGCCCCCCACTGCCGTCGAACCACCTGCCGTTGACGACCACTGCGTCGAAAGTCAATGTGACCACCTCACTTGAATGGACAGCTTACCGAAATCGTCAACTCGAGGTCGTGGCCGTCCCCTGATGGGCGATTTCGGCGGTCAGCACCGGTGCGATCCAGCGGCGCAGATATCCGCGCAGCACCTCGCCGGTGCGCGGCGGCCGGCCGGGATCGATGGTGAACGACTGCAGGATCCGCAACGTGTACTCGGCCAGATCGTCCAGGTCGGCGTCGGTGAGACCCAAGGTGGCCCAGTCGACGTCCAGGCCGGCCAGGATGCCGTGACTGAACTTGATCCCGATGTCCGAGGTGATGCCGGCTGATGCCTTGGTGAAGTCGCGGACCAGCATCAATTGGATGTGTTTGTCGCTGGGCAGCCATTCCAGCGTGAACGCCAGGCTCTCCACCAGTGCCTCGACCGGATCGGTCATCCCGGCGAGGTGCCTGGACAGTATTTCGCAGAACCGCATGCCGGACCGGGTTGCTGCGGCCTCGATGAGGGTGTTGGTCCCGGGGAAGTAGTTGTAGACCGTTTGACGGGAGACGCCCAGCGTGCGCGCCACGTCGGCAATCCGCATGTCGCCGCCGCGTTGCTCGATGGCTTCGCTGGCGGCGTCGAGGATGCGTTCGATCGCCTCGTTGTCGGTCGCGGGCCTCGCACCGCTCCACCCGTGGGTGCGCATGGCTGAGACCTTAGCCCCGTCCAGACGTCGTGGACTTGCCGACGACGAGTTCGATCCTGACGGCATGTCGCCGGCGGACTGCGCCGAGTGGGAAGCCCGCCGAAGCAGCGCGGCGACACCACGTGGTCGGGCGGGAAATGACTAGCGAGATAGGGTCAGCCGTGGTGTTCGAGTTCTGTTCGCAATTGGTCGATTTGGTCGTAGGCGTAGGTCACGATGGCAGCGACGGTCATTGCCTCGCCTTCGCGCGCAAGCGATTCGTAGGTCTGCTCTCCGAGCACCTCGCGTAGGTGGGTGATCATGGCGATTATCTGCGGATAGCCCGCTCGTACCATCTCACTCAAGGCGAACCCGGTGACAATTGCGGCTTGCCTCTGGCGCCCGAGACGGTCGAGCAACGCGGCTAGGACGGCCAGCGGGTTTTGGATCATGACGACGTTGCCCGCATCGTGATACCGGCGGATCGCCACGCTGAGGTACTCGAGAGCACCGATGTTGTTGTCTCCGGCCGCTCCGAAGAACGGGTCGTTCTCATTGGCGGCCACGATGCCCAGCATCGTCAACATCGTCGATTCCATTTGCCGGTTGCCGGTCTCCCGAGCGATCGTCAGCGCCCGGCTGAAAGCGTGATAGGCCGCGACGGGATCGCTGTTGATGTGGCTGGTTCCGTATCCCAGGAGTGCAAAGCAAGCCGTGTTCGGATTGTCGGTGGACGCCGCCGCTGCAAGGAGGCCCTCAGACACCGCTCTCGCCTCGTCCCACTTGCCCGATTGATACAGCGCGATACACAAGCACGCGCGGGTGATGACTCGGGCGCCAGTGCCTTCGGCGATGCCTCGGCGGCACAGGTCGACCCATTGCTCAGGATGGCCGGCCACACTGAGTACCACGCCTGACGAATACTCGCCTTCATAGGTGACTGCGTCGAAATCGTCGCTTTCCGAAAGTTGTTCAC
This genomic stretch from Mycobacterium paragordonae harbors:
- a CDS encoding N-acyl-D-amino-acid deacylase family protein; protein product: MTFDAVVVNGRWFDGSGGPSAIRNIGIRDGRVAAVTPTPLDTEGCPNVIDAEGKWVIPGIIDIHTHYDAEVLAAPELSESVRHGVTTIVMGSCSLSTVHVSAGEAADLFGRVEAIPHEHVVRIVGEHKSWTNPQEYIDALESLPLGPNVTAFIGHSDMRTSVMGLDRATREDVKPTAAEQARMEQMLDEALDAGFLGMSSQQLLFDKIDGDTCRSRTLPSTYAKGRELRRLKSLLRRTGRVLQSGPDISHPQNIVSQALQSLGIRRRHLKTSLLAAADMKSAPGTIWLTSGLAALVNRLGGDFRFQHLPVPFEVYADGIDLVVFEEFGAGAAALHLKDEVERNELMRDEEYRRQFRKDYDSKFGPRAWHRDFFDAEIVSCPDESVVGKSFGQVGVERGGLHPVDAFLDLVLEHGTAIRWRTTISNHRPKMLRRLAQMHGLQVGFSDAGAHLRNMAFYNSGLRLLRHVRDAQREGRPFLSIEQAVHRLTGELADWYGLDAGHLRVGDWADLVVIDPQRLDDSLDAYHEAKINAYDGLSRMVNRNDATVEAVFVSGREVFRHGQPTEILGRERTGGFLRADGRPRNVPQAVTA
- a CDS encoding TetR/AcrR family transcriptional regulator codes for the protein MRTHGWSGARPATDNEAIERILDAASEAIEQRGGDMRIADVARTLGVSRQTVYNYFPGTNTLIEAAATRSGMRFCEILSRHLAGMTDPVEALVESLAFTLEWLPSDKHIQLMLVRDFTKASAGITSDIGIKFSHGILAGLDVDWATLGLTDADLDDLAEYTLRILQSFTIDPGRPPRTGEVLRGYLRRWIAPVLTAEIAHQGTATTSS